From a region of the uncultured Desulfatiglans sp. genome:
- a CDS encoding exported hypothetical protein (Evidence 5 : Unknown function), with product MKKLNTLACIFFVLSFLIVDAACAKSLILHNATFYTMTGSMDVTENMETVDAVFIQGSKIRAVGDDQTILAMRKPGTVVIDLEGKTVFPGFIDPHTHLFNGAQPYFDYNTLDRVQAMALENGITSFGNMYTDQDWLNFILAYADKGRVRNRVFLYLNYNHSCGDVFGNWYEAYAPKETLAHNIWVNGIKIYAERSVCNGFSSRPVFSEYLKENLTDDSLYQNSLLHLSVDELSDVIQRADDLGYQVAIHAMGDLGIETSLSAIASVLNGKPNINRHMILHNSFLRDDMFELYENSDIVALVEPFSRCELNTYLIRGIGEDNIAYYKKWHDLSLRDIHMALDSDWPYYGEQTINPMLKIHAMVTGSNIFTVYSDECNDPIENQTLEVLHCLKMMTIEAAYALRSEKKIGSIMPGKFADLVVLSQDPLIVDREEIQNIKVLMTMINGKIEYGEYVGGRLKMYHF from the coding sequence ATGAAAAAGCTCAACACTCTGGCCTGCATTTTCTTCGTCCTTTCTTTCCTTATCGTGGACGCTGCGTGCGCAAAAAGCCTCATTTTACATAATGCCACTTTCTATACGATGACCGGCAGTATGGATGTAACCGAAAACATGGAGACGGTCGATGCCGTTTTCATACAAGGCAGCAAAATAAGAGCTGTCGGAGATGATCAGACCATATTGGCAATGCGCAAACCCGGCACGGTGGTCATTGATTTGGAAGGTAAAACAGTTTTCCCAGGGTTTATCGATCCACACACCCATCTATTCAACGGTGCTCAGCCCTATTTTGATTACAATACCCTTGATCGCGTCCAAGCAATGGCTTTAGAGAACGGTATCACTTCATTTGGGAACATGTATACCGACCAAGATTGGCTGAATTTCATTTTAGCATACGCCGATAAAGGTCGTGTACGCAATCGTGTATTCCTTTACCTCAATTATAATCATAGCTGTGGAGATGTTTTCGGAAATTGGTATGAAGCCTATGCTCCCAAGGAAACGCTTGCGCATAACATCTGGGTCAACGGGATCAAAATTTACGCAGAAAGGTCGGTATGCAACGGTTTTAGTTCACGGCCTGTTTTTTCGGAGTACCTGAAGGAGAACTTGACGGACGATAGTCTCTATCAAAATAGTCTCCTTCATTTATCTGTTGATGAATTATCGGACGTTATCCAGCGAGCCGATGATTTAGGATACCAAGTTGCCATTCATGCCATGGGGGATCTGGGGATCGAAACCAGTTTGTCAGCCATCGCTTCGGTTCTAAATGGAAAACCTAACATTAACCGGCACATGATTCTCCATAACTCCTTTCTCAGAGACGACATGTTCGAGTTGTATGAGAATAGTGACATTGTCGCGCTGGTCGAGCCCTTCTCGCGCTGTGAACTGAATACCTACCTCATAAGAGGGATCGGTGAGGATAACATTGCTTATTATAAAAAATGGCATGATCTTTCGCTTAGAGACATCCATATGGCGCTAGACAGCGATTGGCCGTACTACGGGGAGCAAACCATCAATCCGATGCTCAAGATTCACGCCATGGTTACCGGCAGCAATATTTTCACAGTATACAGCGATGAATGCAATGATCCGATCGAGAATCAAACACTCGAGGTTTTGCATTGCCTGAAGATGATGACTATTGAAGCGGCGTATGCATTGCGATCGGAAAAAAAGATCGGCAGCATCATGCCAGGGAAATTCGCTGACTTGGTTGTTCTATCTCAAGACCCTTTGATAGTTGATCGGGAAGAGATACAAAATATTAAGGTCCTGATGACTATGATCAATGGAAAAATCGAATATGGAGAATATGTCGGCGGGCGTTTAAAAATGTACCATTTTTAG
- a CDS encoding conserved hypothetical protein (Evidence 4 : Unknown function but conserved in other organisms): MPDNYKAYVSQPKCDGSPRKDVAFRWFNDEDW, translated from the coding sequence GTGCCCGACAATTACAAAGCCTACGTCAGTCAACCCAAGTGTGATGGTTCACCGCGGAAAGACGTTGCATTCCGGTGGTTCAACGATGAAGACTGGTAG
- a CDS encoding hypothetical protein (Evidence 5 : Unknown function) — protein MILQEALLAVGGEWASGTMGILRHKSPSFRSLGRWIGRPHRFDYRGVDTNPGIIFLQIKI, from the coding sequence GTGATCCTACAGGAAGCCCTCTTAGCGGTCGGGGGGGAGTGGGCCAGTGGCACGATGGGCATCCTCCGCCATAAATCTCCTTCTTTCAGGAGCCTGGGACGATGGATTGGCCGCCCGCACAGATTTGACTACCGTGGGGTGGACACCAACCCCGGGATCATTTTTCTCCAGATTAAGATTTAA
- a CDS encoding hypothetical protein (Evidence 5 : Unknown function), with protein MSRQWGCACLPMSNEAQVALDQEEKKTAISILNELIADAWVSLGDDIEMAQVIEGKTQAVIEEI; from the coding sequence TTGAGCAGGCAGTGGGGGTGCGCCTGCTTGCCTATGTCTAATGAGGCTCAGGTGGCGCTGGACCAGGAAGAGAAGAAAACAGCCATAAGCATCCTCAACGAGCTGATCGCCGACGCCTGGGTGTCACTGGGCGATGATATCGAGATGGCACAGGTCATCGAAGGGAAGACCCAAGCGGTGATTGAGGAAATATGA
- a CDS encoding hypothetical protein (Evidence 5 : Unknown function): MLMKARRVGPDTSLFQYSYLSLNILNLGPPASDSQTIICNCIFSENQALVASVGDPLFNGGGGMCNHSCSPLVDSCTFEKNYSKFLGRGGGMYNYDASPTVTNCVFNANEAFHGGGMHNSISYAVVTNSIFNANWATEAGGGIEYYTSGGAIMNSTFYRNGWSMCPTCSWPEDTVPYTQVEGAIYIDNGRRCTIINVILDSKAVRGWGGAVADRTPGLNQTKTTLESCLFHENIKQDWDASDWQEDPVDDHIYSETANQYNLLFDSDPLFKDASGGDFHLRYDSPCLDAGYNDKPGRMIAWDYQPYMLPTTDFDGDKRIIDGDGDGRPAVDIGADEFIPNLPDLGAFLQALLEAGEIEQAVGVRLLAYV, translated from the coding sequence ATGTTGATGAAGGCACGCCGCGTGGGACCGGACACCAGTCTTTTTCAGTATTCATATTTGAGTCTTAATATTCTCAACTTGGGCCCCCCGGCCTCGGATAGCCAGACCATCATCTGCAACTGCATTTTCAGCGAGAACCAAGCCTTGGTGGCCAGTGTGGGGGATCCGCTCTTTAACGGCGGCGGAGGGATGTGCAACCACTCTTGCTCGCCGCTCGTCGACAGCTGCACTTTTGAAAAGAACTACAGCAAATTCCTTGGGCGGGGTGGGGGGATGTACAACTACGATGCCTCACCGACGGTGACAAACTGCGTCTTCAATGCCAACGAAGCCTTCCACGGTGGCGGGATGCACAACAGTATCAGCTATGCGGTCGTCACCAACAGCATTTTCAATGCCAATTGGGCCACGGAAGCCGGTGGCGGTATCGAATATTACACGTCCGGTGGGGCCATCATGAACAGCACCTTCTACAGGAACGGCTGGAGTATGTGTCCAACGTGTTCTTGGCCGGAGGACACTGTGCCCTATACCCAGGTGGAGGGCGCCATCTACATTGACAATGGCCGTCGGTGCACCATCATCAACGTCATCTTAGACTCCAAAGCCGTCAGGGGTTGGGGCGGCGCCGTAGCAGACAGGACACCGGGCTTGAACCAGACGAAAACAACCCTCGAGAGTTGCCTTTTCCACGAGAATATCAAGCAAGACTGGGATGCGTCAGACTGGCAAGAGGATCCCGTGGACGACCACATCTATTCCGAGACAGCCAACCAGTACAACCTCCTCTTCGATTCGGATCCTCTGTTTAAGGACGCTTCGGGCGGGGACTTTCACCTGCGGTACGACTCGCCCTGCCTCGACGCCGGCTATAACGACAAGCCCGGCAGGATGATTGCATGGGATTATCAGCCGTACATGCTGCCGACCACCGACTTTGATGGGGACAAGCGAATCATCGATGGCGACGGCGACGGTAGGCCAGCCGTAGACATTGGAGCAGACGAATTCATTCCCAACCTCCCTGACCTGGGCGCGTTCCTCCAGGCGCTGCTTGAGGCCGGGGAAATTGAGCAGGCAGTGGGGGTGCGCCTGCTTGCCTATGTCTAA
- a CDS encoding conserved hypothetical protein (Evidence 4 : Unknown function but conserved in other organisms) translates to MVNAMHITASVFINDDESGLHYDYDVWLEKLAPHEPVSQYRHNVGEDNADAHMKRQIMGREVVVAVTGGRLDLGTWEQIFYGEFDGRRRKRVLIKLIGQ, encoded by the coding sequence TTGGTGAACGCCATGCACATTACGGCATCCGTATTCATCAACGACGATGAATCCGGTCTGCACTACGATTACGATGTGTGGCTCGAAAAGCTGGCCCCTCACGAACCGGTCTCTCAGTACCGTCATAACGTCGGGGAAGACAATGCAGACGCCCACATGAAGCGTCAGATCATGGGGCGCGAGGTGGTGGTCGCTGTCACCGGCGGCCGGCTGGACCTCGGGACGTGGGAGCAGATCTTTTACGGGGAATTCGACGGGAGGCGGCGGAAAAGAGTGCTCATCAAACTGATCGGACAATAG
- a CDS encoding exported hypothetical protein (Evidence 5 : Unknown function), whose amino-acid sequence MKIKMIYICFFLVFSIFNIGFSEAHSPYDTTGKYIDNLRKEVIEIEELCQYYENIINDKEKFILNWILKDIKSISVVDKVDLIRAITFEFFTNMNPDEHYDPTKLENTIKRSLIEIELVNNETKTKLWTEISHLRTRQMMLKAEINKLENEAAADLHVAGTYDTNMGVLVLIQNGNSVSGSYGGHGTLKGIVTGNVLKGDYRWDTDDSRGAFEFAFSPDSDSFRGKFLRKTIGGYPNLLEGGWHGKKKQ is encoded by the coding sequence ATGAAAATTAAAATGATATATATCTGCTTTTTTCTGGTTTTCTCCATTTTCAACATTGGCTTTTCCGAAGCTCATAGTCCTTATGACACCACAGGCAAGTACATAGATAATTTACGAAAAGAAGTAATAGAAATAGAAGAATTATGTCAATATTACGAAAATATTATTAATGACAAAGAAAAGTTTATTTTAAATTGGATCTTAAAAGACATTAAAAGCATATCTGTTGTTGACAAGGTTGATTTGATTAGAGCCATTACTTTTGAATTTTTTACTAATATGAACCCAGACGAACATTATGATCCGACTAAATTGGAAAACACCATAAAAAGGAGCCTTATAGAAATTGAATTAGTAAACAATGAGACCAAAACAAAACTTTGGACAGAAATTTCCCATCTTAGAACGCGTCAGATGATGCTTAAAGCCGAAATAAATAAGCTCGAAAACGAGGCGGCAGCAGATCTTCATGTTGCTGGAACCTATGACACGAATATGGGTGTTCTGGTTCTCATACAAAATGGGAACAGCGTTTCAGGATCTTATGGGGGGCATGGCACTTTGAAAGGTATTGTCACAGGTAATGTTTTGAAAGGCGATTACAGATGGGACACAGATGATTCTCGCGGTGCATTCGAATTTGCTTTTTCCCCGGATAGTGATAGCTTCAGGGGCAAATTCTTGAGGAAAACAATAGGGGGTTATCCGAATCTATTAGAAGGCGGCTGGCATGGCAAGAAGAAACAATAA
- a CDS encoding hypothetical protein (Evidence 5 : Unknown function), with the protein MHVSTTAPGNIEEPEKMPEAPPAIHIRVMTEEGEKNRRLVHDLKKSWPLLVSLMLDLSCYRNRLSWIEPWFNEGKTVLLSDHFGDAPFSTAGRRMPRKKSAPTSPGPVGGR; encoded by the coding sequence ATGCATGTATCAACCACAGCCCCTGGAAATATTGAAGAGCCAGAGAAGATGCCCGAAGCTCCTCCCGCCATCCACATTCGGGTCATGACCGAAGAAGGGGAGAAGAACCGTCGACTTGTTCATGACTTGAAAAAATCATGGCCATTGCTGGTTTCGCTGATGCTTGATTTGTCTTGTTATCGAAATCGTTTATCTTGGATCGAACCCTGGTTCAACGAGGGTAAAACAGTTCTACTTTCCGATCACTTTGGCGACGCCCCCTTTTCCACGGCCGGCCGTCGAATGCCCCGTAAAAAATCTGCTCCCACGTCCCCAGGTCCAGTTGGTGGCCGGTAA
- a CDS encoding hypothetical protein (Evidence 5 : Unknown function), translating into MKSRLPEMLGFVIMALLVGIPAARGEVVQITPTLEKVDRIVYIDGREVESGESSGALNTEALVFEQRTGGQYFWPVGTTTMERANVMNLNPGDYISRFIIGFATDSTTPVSLSVAFYDSDQGDPPQQSVIKTRQGLNAVYGVTFSDLVGDGTDYTGYEVEVNLGKNGFFVPPSGKLSMGTVYTDMGNSTLTGPILAGPGPGPAPGSQNFYYVFNPACWLDGPYVGAFWFGGTPPATFWCAIWSSPPPVQVPVPSLSRFGFILLGCFLLGVAVLALLRKSSAARF; encoded by the coding sequence ATGAAATCTCGTTTGCCTGAGATGCTTGGGTTCGTGATCATGGCGTTGCTCGTCGGGATTCCTGCCGCGCGAGGTGAGGTAGTACAAATCACTCCCACCCTGGAGAAGGTGGATCGTATAGTCTATATCGATGGGCGCGAGGTGGAATCCGGTGAGTCGAGCGGAGCGCTGAACACGGAGGCCTTGGTCTTCGAGCAAAGGACTGGGGGGCAGTATTTCTGGCCTGTGGGAACCACCACAATGGAGCGGGCTAATGTAATGAATCTCAACCCCGGTGACTACATTTCGCGTTTCATAATAGGGTTCGCCACCGACAGCACCACTCCGGTCAGCTTGAGCGTGGCTTTTTATGATTCGGATCAGGGGGACCCTCCCCAGCAGAGTGTAATAAAAACAAGGCAAGGCCTGAATGCCGTGTATGGGGTGACGTTCTCCGACCTGGTCGGTGACGGTACGGACTACACAGGATACGAAGTCGAAGTAAATTTGGGTAAAAACGGCTTTTTCGTTCCTCCTAGCGGTAAGCTGAGCATGGGAACCGTCTATACGGATATGGGAAACTCTACGCTTACTGGGCCGATTCTTGCCGGACCGGGTCCTGGTCCGGCCCCGGGTAGCCAAAACTTCTATTATGTGTTTAATCCGGCATGTTGGCTGGACGGACCTTACGTAGGTGCCTTCTGGTTTGGTGGTACGCCCCCAGCGACTTTCTGGTGCGCCATCTGGAGTTCGCCTCCGCCAGTCCAGGTTCCTGTTCCTTCCTTGTCCCGATTTGGCTTCATACTTCTGGGATGCTTCCTTCTAGGTGTTGCCGTGCTGGCGCTTCTACGTAAGTCGTCAGCGGCTCGCTTTTAG
- a CDS encoding hypothetical protein (Evidence 5 : Unknown function): MTMEYLDFPRKQPFVINPSVEKEAIQ; encoded by the coding sequence TTGACGATGGAATACCTTGATTTTCCGAGAAAACAGCCTTTTGTCATCAATCCTTCTGTGGAAAAGGAAGCTATCCAATGA
- the livF gene encoding leucine/isoleucine/valine transporter subunit; ATP-binding component of ABC superfamily (Evidence 2a : Function from experimental evidences in other organisms; PubMedId : 14702302, 2195019; Product type t : transporter): MLEVRGIHTYYGLSHILFDVSLDVRQGEIVSLLGRNGAGKSTIMKSIMGLVPPRQGSIRFNGETVTGKPPYIMARKGMGYVPDSRRVFADLTVDENLEISERNADRPDGWDREAVYRFFPDLRRIRARRAGFLSGGEQQMLTIARALVTNPSFLLLDEPTEGLAPLIVKMLEEQIRQLGLRGLTVLLAEQNQSVALSLSVRGYIVDNGTIAYQGSIDDLRDNEEIRKKYLLV; encoded by the coding sequence ATGCTGGAGGTCAGGGGCATTCACACCTATTACGGCCTGAGTCACATCCTTTTCGACGTGTCGCTGGATGTCCGCCAGGGCGAGATCGTGTCCCTCCTCGGGCGCAACGGCGCCGGCAAGAGTACAATCATGAAGAGCATCATGGGCCTGGTGCCGCCCCGGCAGGGCTCCATCCGTTTCAACGGCGAGACGGTCACCGGGAAGCCGCCCTATATCATGGCCCGGAAGGGCATGGGCTATGTCCCGGACAGCCGCCGCGTGTTCGCCGATCTGACGGTGGACGAAAACCTCGAGATCTCGGAGCGGAATGCGGACAGACCCGACGGCTGGGATCGCGAGGCCGTATACCGGTTTTTCCCGGACCTGCGGAGGATCCGGGCCCGCCGGGCGGGGTTCCTGAGCGGCGGAGAGCAGCAGATGCTGACCATCGCCCGGGCCCTCGTCACGAACCCGTCCTTTTTACTGCTCGACGAACCTACCGAGGGCCTGGCGCCCCTGATCGTCAAGATGCTGGAGGAGCAGATCCGGCAGCTTGGCCTGCGCGGCCTGACCGTTCTTCTGGCCGAGCAGAATCAGAGCGTCGCCCTGAGCCTCAGCGTCAGGGGCTACATCGTCGACAACGGCACGATCGCCTACCAGGGGAGCATCGACGACCTGCGCGACAACGAAGAGATCCGGAAGAAATATCTGCTGGTATGA
- the livG gene encoding leucine/isoleucine/valine transporter subunit; ATP-binding component of ABC superfamily (Evidence 2a : Function from experimental evidences in other organisms; PubMedId : 14702302, 2195019; Product type t : transporter): MLEVRDVRKSFDGFMAVNEGNLTVERGKIVAVIGPNGAGKSTLFKLITGHLKPDGGSIRYKGEDIAGLPPYTICRRGISLSFQIVNIFHRLSVFDNVQAAILSRQRKTFNLFTPAARLAREETMRIIDAVGLSDRLDAVSSTLAYGDQKVLEIAIALGNDPELLILDEPTAGMSPEETAATIGLIRRLTREMGLTILFCEHDMELVFAIADEIMVMRQGATIIQGPGEVVRADPDVQEAYLGGGH, from the coding sequence ATGCTCGAGGTCAGGGACGTCCGCAAGTCGTTCGACGGGTTCATGGCGGTCAACGAGGGAAATCTCACCGTCGAGCGGGGGAAGATCGTCGCGGTCATCGGGCCGAACGGGGCCGGAAAATCCACCCTGTTCAAGCTCATTACCGGCCACCTGAAGCCCGACGGCGGCTCGATCCGGTACAAGGGCGAAGACATCGCCGGGCTGCCGCCTTACACGATCTGCCGGCGCGGCATCAGCCTGTCCTTTCAGATCGTCAACATCTTCCATCGGCTGAGCGTTTTCGACAACGTTCAGGCCGCCATCCTGTCCCGCCAGAGGAAGACCTTCAACCTGTTCACGCCGGCGGCGAGGCTGGCCCGGGAGGAAACGATGCGGATCATCGATGCGGTCGGCCTGTCGGACAGGTTGGACGCCGTCAGTTCGACCCTTGCCTACGGTGATCAGAAGGTCCTCGAGATCGCCATCGCCCTCGGCAACGACCCCGAGCTCCTGATCCTGGACGAGCCGACGGCCGGCATGTCGCCCGAGGAAACCGCCGCTACCATCGGCCTGATCAGGCGTTTGACCCGGGAGATGGGCCTGACGATCCTCTTTTGCGAGCACGATATGGAGCTGGTTTTCGCCATCGCCGACGAGATCATGGTCATGAGGCAGGGTGCCACGATCATTCAGGGTCCGGGAGAGGTCGTCCGGGCCGATCCGGATGTTCAGGAAGCCTATCTGGGGGGAGGCCATTAA
- a CDS encoding Amino acid/amide ABC transporter membrane protein 2, HAAT family — protein sequence MSKGVFSPKTWLLLAAAVACMAVAPQFLSRFYTYLISLVLVTGLLAMSLNLVLGYGGLYQFHHAVFYGVGAYTFALMRVKTGLPSIWAYLAAPVAALLLSLLIGWICVRLSKLYFGMLQISLGSLVWAIVYRWYSFTGGDDGIHGVPVPEALSSIDNAYYFTSAVTLVCLFLMYLIVSSPFGRVFQATRDNPERSEAIGVNVKRQQLVGLMVAGFFAGVAGSLFVTIEGSVFPDMMFWTLSLEILIMCLLGGWFSFFGPMLGAAIVVVLRTVMGIHTEYWTLILGVMLMLLIFFLPEGVLGYFTARWGSRRRAAMEDL from the coding sequence GTGTCCAAAGGGGTATTCAGTCCAAAGACCTGGCTCCTGCTGGCGGCGGCCGTTGCGTGTATGGCCGTGGCGCCGCAGTTCCTGAGCAGGTTTTACACCTATCTGATCTCCCTGGTCCTGGTGACCGGGCTCTTGGCCATGAGCCTCAACCTGGTGCTGGGCTATGGCGGGCTGTACCAGTTTCACCATGCCGTGTTTTACGGCGTCGGGGCCTATACCTTCGCCCTCATGCGGGTGAAGACCGGCCTCCCGTCGATCTGGGCTTATCTGGCTGCACCCGTGGCCGCTCTTCTGTTGAGTCTTCTGATCGGGTGGATCTGCGTGAGGCTTTCCAAGCTCTACTTCGGGATGCTCCAGATCTCTCTGGGTTCACTCGTCTGGGCCATTGTGTACCGCTGGTATTCCTTTACGGGCGGAGACGACGGCATCCACGGGGTGCCGGTTCCGGAGGCCCTCTCCTCCATCGACAACGCCTATTATTTCACCAGCGCGGTGACCCTGGTCTGCCTGTTCCTGATGTATCTGATCGTCAGTTCTCCGTTCGGGCGGGTGTTCCAGGCCACCCGCGACAATCCGGAGCGGAGCGAGGCCATCGGGGTCAACGTCAAGCGGCAACAGCTTGTGGGGCTCATGGTCGCCGGTTTCTTCGCCGGTGTTGCCGGGTCGCTCTTCGTGACCATCGAGGGGTCCGTCTTCCCTGACATGATGTTTTGGACCCTGTCCCTCGAGATCCTCATCATGTGCCTCTTGGGGGGATGGTTCTCCTTTTTCGGCCCCATGCTGGGGGCCGCCATCGTGGTCGTCCTGCGGACCGTCATGGGCATCCACACCGAGTACTGGACCCTGATCCTCGGCGTCATGCTCATGCTTCTGATCTTTTTCCTGCCGGAAGGGGTGCTGGGCTATTTCACGGCCAGGTGGGGGTCCCGCCGCCGGGCTGCCATGGAGGATCTCTAA
- a CDS encoding Branched-chain amino acid ABC-type transport system, permease component, whose translation MEFAAHVSWEALLQQVLVGLSRTTILFIVASGLSLVLGVLRIPNVFHGSLYMIGAFLAYSVAVSIGGPAGFAVALLAAPLGVALISLIVERGLFCRLYEREHLMLLLFTFAFMLVFADLVKLVWGSDYRSLSLPPMLQGSFTILNLPFPRYNLFLLLVGPVVAFGLWFLTNKTKIGKIARAASVDREMVGAVGINVSWVFAAVFIIGCFLAGLGGALVAPTQNITQGMDHAIIIQAFLIVIIGGLGNIWGALLGALIFGLTDAIGILILPQFAIVFPYAAVVIVLIFRPTGLLKATW comes from the coding sequence ATGGAATTCGCCGCGCATGTGTCCTGGGAAGCACTGCTCCAGCAGGTCCTGGTCGGTTTGAGCCGGACGACCATCCTCTTCATCGTTGCATCGGGGTTGAGCCTCGTGTTGGGGGTGCTGCGCATCCCCAACGTGTTCCACGGCTCGCTCTACATGATCGGCGCCTTTCTCGCCTACTCAGTCGCGGTCTCCATCGGGGGGCCGGCCGGCTTCGCGGTCGCCCTGTTGGCGGCCCCGCTCGGGGTGGCCCTCATCAGCCTGATCGTGGAGCGCGGGCTCTTCTGCCGGTTGTACGAGCGGGAGCACCTGATGCTGCTCCTGTTCACCTTTGCCTTCATGCTCGTCTTCGCGGATCTGGTCAAGCTCGTGTGGGGTTCGGATTACCGGTCGCTCTCCCTCCCGCCGATGCTCCAGGGTTCTTTCACCATCCTTAATCTCCCTTTTCCGCGCTACAACCTCTTCCTCCTGCTGGTCGGCCCCGTGGTGGCTTTCGGCCTGTGGTTCCTGACCAACAAGACCAAGATCGGAAAGATCGCCCGCGCGGCATCGGTCGACCGGGAGATGGTCGGCGCCGTGGGGATCAACGTCAGCTGGGTCTTTGCGGCGGTTTTCATCATCGGCTGCTTTCTGGCCGGCCTGGGCGGTGCGCTGGTCGCCCCGACACAGAACATCACCCAGGGGATGGATCATGCCATCATCATCCAGGCCTTTCTGATCGTCATCATCGGCGGTTTGGGCAATATCTGGGGGGCGCTTCTGGGCGCCCTGATCTTCGGGTTGACCGACGCGATCGGCATCCTGATCCTGCCCCAGTTCGCCATTGTGTTCCCCTATGCCGCCGTGGTCATCGTCCTCATCTTTCGTCCGACGGGCTTGCTGAAAGCCACCTGGTAA
- a CDS encoding Amino acid/amide ABC transporter substrate-binding protein, HAAT family, translating to MRRWAMLAGLFLSLVLVWSVGSALAEKPIKVGIVDCYSGPPSTYTNDVRDAFQLAVDKANAEGGVLGRKIEFVTRDSKFKVDIGLAAAKELLMREEVDILMGTINSALALAISDLAEKEKIPFFATFSKSDKISGQAGHRYVFQITENTTVAGKAAAAGLAKRPYVKYWIAGDDYEYGHAIAENAWKHLKELKPEVELLGQSWWKLGEPDFTPYITAILSAKPDAVIIATGGAGCVPFLKAAHATGFNKQVPFFMHTATELSTLKPLGLEAPEGVIGTSNYFYYYPQTPENQSFVEEFKKAFGREPKVGALYGYITARLIIEGYKKAGAFDTEKFIDAVEGMDVDTPVGNVTLRACDHQAMLPMYMGVTKKVEGYDFLIASDIVTIPAEEIIPSCEEIAKAREAK from the coding sequence ATGAGACGTTGGGCGATGCTGGCAGGTTTGTTTTTGAGTCTGGTACTGGTCTGGAGCGTTGGTTCGGCTCTTGCCGAGAAGCCGATCAAGGTCGGGATCGTCGACTGCTACTCCGGGCCGCCGAGCACCTACACGAACGATGTCCGGGATGCCTTCCAGCTGGCCGTTGACAAGGCCAACGCCGAAGGGGGTGTCCTAGGCCGGAAGATCGAATTCGTCACCCGGGACAGCAAGTTCAAGGTCGACATCGGGCTGGCCGCCGCCAAGGAGCTGCTGATGCGGGAAGAGGTCGACATCCTGATGGGCACGATCAACAGCGCCCTGGCCCTGGCGATTTCCGACCTCGCGGAGAAGGAAAAGATCCCCTTCTTTGCGACGTTCTCCAAGAGTGACAAGATCAGCGGCCAGGCTGGCCATCGCTACGTCTTCCAGATCACGGAAAACACGACGGTGGCGGGAAAAGCCGCCGCGGCCGGCCTGGCAAAAAGACCCTACGTGAAGTACTGGATCGCCGGGGACGATTATGAGTACGGTCACGCCATCGCCGAAAACGCCTGGAAGCACCTGAAAGAGCTGAAGCCCGAAGTCGAGCTCCTGGGGCAGTCCTGGTGGAAGCTCGGCGAACCGGATTTCACGCCCTACATCACGGCGATCCTCTCGGCGAAGCCCGATGCGGTGATCATCGCCACCGGCGGGGCCGGATGCGTCCCCTTCCTGAAGGCCGCCCACGCGACCGGATTCAACAAGCAGGTGCCCTTCTTCATGCACACCGCAACGGAACTGTCCACCTTGAAGCCGCTCGGCCTGGAAGCGCCCGAAGGGGTGATCGGGACCTCGAACTACTTCTACTACTATCCGCAAACCCCGGAAAATCAGAGCTTCGTGGAGGAGTTCAAGAAGGCCTTCGGACGGGAGCCGAAGGTGGGGGCCCTCTACGGCTACATCACCGCTCGGCTCATCATCGAAGGGTACAAAAAGGCCGGCGCCTTCGATACCGAGAAGTTCATCGATGCCGTCGAGGGGATGGACGTGGACACACCGGTCGGCAACGTGACCCTTCGTGCCTGCGACCACCAGGCCATGCTGCCCATGTACATGGGGGTGACCAAGAAGGTGGAGGGCTACGATTTCCTCATTGCCTCCGATATCGTGACTATACCGGCAGAAGAGATCATACCGAGCTGCGAGGAGATCGCCAAGGCGCGCGAAGCCAAATAG